A section of the Jannaschia sp. S6380 genome encodes:
- a CDS encoding permease, protein MEDGGFMQTWNEAAVTALGLFWTAFWAFGLGYVISAMIQVFVTRDRMRRAMGEAGPKSVALGTFFGFVSSSCSFAALSGARALFAKGAGLVPSLAFLLASTNLVVELGIIIAIFLGWQFVVGEYVGGVLLILITWALVRLTARFAPIDKAREKARESQGDKDEGDDDADRDWRERLKSRNNWGAVAERYCMEWAMVWKDVTVGFTVAGIIAAFVPRSFFEWLFIGGSDPGFLELVAQSLVGSVAAFFTFIGSMGNIPLAAVLYGNGVAFAGIMAFIFSDLVVIPVLRVNAKYYGWTMAVYILGVFLVALVGTALLLHYGFSFLGLLPSAEDVQSVVDRTFFKIDYTFWLNLGFLVVTAAFAVWKARRSGLSLGMGGDLIEKVLFWLALAAFAWLAAGLFVGDGLPSFGEGDGGGSEFESGENG, encoded by the coding sequence ATGGAAGACGGCGGCTTCATGCAGACATGGAACGAGGCGGCGGTCACCGCGCTCGGCCTGTTCTGGACGGCGTTCTGGGCCTTCGGGCTGGGCTACGTCATCTCGGCGATGATCCAGGTCTTCGTCACGCGCGACCGGATGCGGCGCGCCATGGGCGAGGCGGGGCCCAAATCCGTGGCGCTCGGCACGTTCTTCGGCTTCGTCTCCTCCTCGTGCAGCTTCGCCGCGCTGTCGGGGGCGCGCGCGCTCTTCGCCAAGGGGGCGGGGCTGGTGCCGTCGCTCGCGTTCCTGCTGGCCTCCACCAACCTCGTGGTCGAGCTGGGCATCATCATCGCGATCTTCCTCGGCTGGCAGTTCGTGGTCGGCGAGTACGTGGGCGGCGTGCTCCTGATCCTCATCACCTGGGCGCTGGTGCGCCTGACCGCGCGCTTCGCCCCGATCGACAAGGCGCGCGAGAAGGCCCGCGAAAGCCAAGGCGACAAGGACGAGGGCGACGACGACGCGGACCGCGATTGGCGCGAGCGGCTCAAGTCGCGCAACAACTGGGGCGCGGTGGCCGAGCGCTACTGCATGGAATGGGCGATGGTCTGGAAGGACGTCACCGTGGGCTTCACGGTGGCCGGCATCATCGCCGCCTTCGTGCCGCGCTCGTTCTTCGAATGGCTGTTCATCGGCGGCTCCGACCCCGGCTTCCTGGAGCTCGTCGCGCAGTCGCTGGTCGGCTCGGTGGCCGCGTTCTTCACCTTCATCGGCTCGATGGGGAACATCCCGCTGGCGGCCGTCCTCTACGGCAACGGCGTGGCCTTCGCGGGCATCATGGCCTTCATCTTCTCGGACCTCGTGGTGATCCCAGTGCTGCGGGTCAACGCCAAGTATTATGGCTGGACGATGGCGGTCTACATCCTGGGGGTGTTCCTCGTGGCGCTCGTGGGGACGGCGCTGCTGCTGCATTACGGGTTCTCGTTCCTGGGGCTTCTGCCCTCGGCCGAGGACGTCCAGTCGGTCGTGGATCGGACTTTCTTCAAGATCGACTACACCTTCTGGCTCAACCTCGGCTTCCTTGTCGTGACGGCGGCCTTCGCGGTCTGGAAGGCCCGGCGCTCGGGCCTGAGCCTGGGCATGGGCGGCGACCTGATCGAGAAGGTGCTGTTCTGGCTCGCGCTCGCCGCCTTCGCCTGGCTCGCGGCGGGGCTCTTCGTCGGCGACGGGCTGCCCTCCTTCGGCGAGGGCGACGGGGGCGGTTCCGAGTTCGAGAGCGGCGAAAACGGCTGA
- a CDS encoding LysR family transcriptional regulator: MELRQLRYFVAVADAGSISAAARELGVSQPTISDRIRALEDSVKSNLFERQPRGMRLTFAGRHFLVLARRIVTDVDEASNFAERTARIQVGTLSLGFYTSLANGPFRQTLKNFRDASPDVTLELHEGNPTELLAALRERHIELAITVLDVSATGFETQTLWDEDLVVAIPSAHALAKKDSITWADLEGQPIVMRSWASGSAPYDLLPGRISPDGYVPTERHFVSREALLGIVGLDMGLTVIGGSAIGLSMPGIVLKPMSGPDVTLPVMAVWLPGNDNPARGRFVAMLRDWQPRAAQSPQA, translated from the coding sequence TTGGAATTGCGCCAACTTCGCTATTTTGTGGCTGTCGCCGATGCAGGAAGCATCAGCGCGGCAGCGCGCGAATTGGGAGTATCGCAACCGACGATAAGCGATCGGATCCGCGCGTTGGAGGACAGTGTCAAAAGCAATCTATTCGAGCGCCAGCCTCGGGGAATGCGACTGACCTTCGCCGGCAGACATTTCTTGGTGCTCGCGAGGCGGATCGTGACGGATGTCGATGAGGCTTCGAATTTCGCCGAGCGTACTGCTCGGATTCAAGTCGGCACCTTGTCGCTCGGCTTCTATACTTCGCTCGCGAACGGGCCGTTCCGGCAGACACTCAAGAATTTTCGGGATGCGTCTCCGGACGTGACACTCGAGTTGCATGAGGGCAATCCGACCGAGCTTCTTGCCGCCCTTCGAGAGCGTCACATTGAGCTTGCAATTACCGTACTCGACGTCTCCGCGACGGGGTTCGAGACCCAAACCCTTTGGGACGAAGATCTGGTCGTCGCGATCCCGTCCGCTCACGCGCTGGCCAAGAAAGACAGCATCACTTGGGCTGATCTGGAGGGTCAGCCGATCGTCATGCGCAGTTGGGCCAGCGGAAGCGCGCCCTACGACCTACTGCCAGGCCGCATCTCTCCCGACGGATACGTCCCAACGGAGCGGCATTTCGTATCACGGGAAGCGCTGCTGGGTATCGTCGGCCTCGATATGGGACTTACCGTCATCGGTGGATCGGCCATAGGGCTCTCCATGCCGGGCATAGTCTTGAAGCCAATGTCGGGCCCGGACGTCACCTTGCCTGTGATGGCGGTGTGGCTGCCCGGGAACGATAATCCGGCACGCGGCCGGTTCGTCGCCATGCTTCGGGATTGGCAACCGCGTGCGGCTCAATCACCGCAGGCTTGA
- a CDS encoding DUF2274 domain-containing protein — MAKLKLGPLVDETPVKLTIELPAAVHRDLIAYAELLGGETGDRVEPAKIVAPMLSRFMATDRGFAKLKRAPAGQSRTPPAASTKDQACGD, encoded by the coding sequence ATGGCCAAGCTGAAGCTCGGACCACTCGTGGACGAGACACCCGTGAAACTGACGATCGAGCTGCCAGCCGCGGTGCACCGCGACCTGATCGCTTATGCCGAGCTGCTCGGGGGCGAGACGGGCGACCGTGTCGAACCAGCAAAGATCGTTGCGCCGATGCTCTCACGGTTCATGGCGACAGATAGAGGATTTGCGAAACTAAAGCGGGCGCCTGCCGGACAATCCCGGACCCCGCCTGCCGCGTCCACGAAGGATCAAGCCTGCGGTGATTGA
- a CDS encoding VTT domain-containing protein, producing the protein MSTASVRRPRRLLGLAVAILLAAVVLLWLTPWGEAARGLVAEGALTDLVARAGPWGPPLLIGLMTLAIVASPIPSAPIALVAGAAYGHWWGTLIVVAGAQAGAMIAFAIARVLGAEAMRRRFGDRVTQGLAGSQWALMGTVFVSRLLPFVSFDLISYAAGLTVLRPWRFLVATLAGVLPASFLLTHFGGALTGGNATRAGLAVLGLGLVTGLPLIWAAWRRYRA; encoded by the coding sequence ATGTCCACCGCTTCCGTCCGCCGACCCCGCCGCCTGCTCGGGCTGGCCGTCGCCATTCTGCTGGCGGCCGTCGTCCTGCTGTGGCTGACCCCTTGGGGCGAGGCGGCGCGGGGGCTGGTGGCCGAGGGCGCGCTGACCGACCTTGTCGCGCGAGCCGGGCCGTGGGGGCCGCCGCTGCTGATCGGGCTGATGACGCTGGCCATCGTGGCGAGCCCGATCCCCTCGGCCCCGATCGCGCTGGTCGCGGGGGCGGCCTACGGCCACTGGTGGGGCACGCTGATCGTGGTCGCGGGCGCGCAAGCGGGGGCGATGATCGCCTTCGCCATCGCCCGCGTGCTGGGGGCCGAGGCGATGCGCCGGCGCTTCGGCGACCGGGTGACGCAAGGCCTGGCCGGCTCGCAATGGGCGCTGATGGGCACGGTCTTCGTCTCCCGCCTGCTGCCCTTCGTGTCCTTCGACCTGATCTCCTACGCCGCGGGGCTGACGGTACTGCGGCCCTGGCGGTTCTTAGTGGCAACCTTGGCAGGCGTGCTGCCGGCCTCCTTCCTGCTGACGCATTTCGGCGGCGCGCTGACGGGCGGGAACGCGACCCGCGCGGGGCTGGCCGTGCTGGGGCTAGGCCTCGTCACCGGCCTGCCGCTGATCTGGGCGGCATGGCGCAGGTATCGGGCCTGA
- a CDS encoding PQQ-dependent sugar dehydrogenase: MHPTRHATLAALIAVMAAPPVMASPGHGETDVTFTRGNRNTDVAPAFDAQFRAQLIEGSASTSAALLAGGLVHPWGIDQLPDGSFLVTERPGRLRHVIMDGTVHAPIGGLPEIYNEAPSTGWATQAGLLDVKAGPDFAEDRMVYFTYSKPMGDGMSATAAARGVLSDDMTELTGVEDIWVQSPPSDAAMHYGSRLVFPGDGTVFITTGEHFTEEYRDYAQDLNRTYGKVIRVNLDGSIPEDNPFVGREGDDAIWSLGHRNIQGADLAPDGSLFVLEHGPAGGDEINKPAPGLNYGWPLVSYGEQYSGDLVGTGQASMVGMEQPLYFWDPVIAPGGATFVTGEMFPEWEGDLMIGSLYPGGLVRIVFGEDGYVVEEERLLRNQGRVRDVDVLADGSIVFLTDFENGSIIHVTAPD, translated from the coding sequence ATGCACCCGACCCGCCACGCCACCCTCGCCGCGCTGATCGCCGTCATGGCCGCGCCGCCCGTCATGGCCTCGCCCGGCCACGGCGAGACGGACGTCACCTTCACCCGCGGCAACCGCAACACCGACGTCGCGCCCGCCTTCGACGCCCAGTTCCGCGCCCAGCTAATCGAGGGCAGCGCCTCGACCTCGGCCGCGCTGCTGGCCGGCGGGCTGGTGCATCCCTGGGGCATCGACCAGCTGCCCGACGGCTCGTTCCTCGTGACCGAGCGGCCCGGCCGCCTGCGCCACGTCATCATGGACGGCACGGTGCACGCCCCCATCGGCGGCCTGCCCGAGATCTACAACGAGGCCCCCTCGACCGGCTGGGCCACGCAGGCGGGGCTGCTGGACGTCAAGGCCGGACCGGACTTCGCCGAGGACCGGATGGTCTACTTCACCTATTCCAAGCCGATGGGCGACGGAATGTCCGCGACGGCGGCCGCGCGTGGCGTGCTGTCGGACGACATGACCGAGCTGACGGGCGTAGAGGATATCTGGGTCCAGTCGCCCCCCTCGGACGCGGCGATGCATTACGGCTCGCGGCTGGTCTTCCCCGGCGACGGCACCGTGTTCATCACCACGGGCGAGCACTTCACCGAGGAATACCGCGACTACGCGCAGGACCTGAACCGCACCTACGGCAAGGTGATCCGCGTGAACCTCGACGGCTCGATCCCCGAGGACAACCCCTTCGTGGGCCGCGAGGGCGACGACGCGATCTGGTCGCTGGGCCACCGCAACATCCAGGGCGCCGACCTCGCCCCCGACGGCAGCCTCTTCGTGCTGGAGCACGGGCCCGCTGGTGGCGACGAGATCAACAAGCCCGCGCCGGGGCTGAACTACGGCTGGCCGCTGGTGAGCTACGGCGAGCAGTATTCCGGCGATCTGGTCGGCACCGGCCAGGCGTCGATGGTGGGGATGGAGCAGCCGCTCTACTTCTGGGACCCCGTGATCGCGCCCGGCGGGGCCACCTTCGTGACCGGCGAGATGTTCCCCGAATGGGAAGGCGACCTGATGATCGGCTCGCTCTATCCCGGCGGGTTGGTGCGGATCGTCTTCGGCGAGGACGGCTACGTCGTCGAGGAGGAGCGCCTGCTGCGCAACCAGGGCCGGGTGCGCGACGTGGACGTGCTGGCCGACGGCTCGATCGTGTTCCTGACCGACTTCGAGAACGGGTCGATCATCCACGTCACGGCGCCGGACTGA
- a CDS encoding cytochrome c, producing the protein MRRLFWGVAAAGTLAGGAILAVIAWPVGVVPRPIELAGDPDRGAYLARAGGCIACHTDFERGGAPLAGGVALTTDFGTIRSPNVTPGPAGIGGWSVEDFARAVRQGVSPEGEPYYPAFPYPFYAGLSDQDIADLWAAFQTVPPSDAASVPPAMRFPFDQRWGLKLWRALYQHPPFVEPIEGRDAAWNRGRELVEGPAHCAACHTPRNALGGRNLSARYAGNDDLPGGADAPAIDAASLAANGWDADALAYALRSGITPEGDVFGGGMGEVVMHGTSWLSDADLQAMAAYLTDP; encoded by the coding sequence TCTGGGGCGTGGCCGCCGCCGGCACCTTGGCCGGCGGCGCGATCCTCGCCGTCATCGCGTGGCCGGTCGGTGTCGTCCCCCGCCCGATCGAGCTTGCGGGCGATCCCGACCGGGGCGCCTACCTCGCGCGCGCCGGGGGCTGCATCGCCTGCCATACGGACTTCGAGCGCGGCGGCGCGCCGCTGGCGGGCGGCGTAGCACTGACGACCGATTTCGGCACCATCCGCTCGCCCAACGTCACGCCGGGGCCCGCCGGCATCGGCGGCTGGAGCGTCGAGGACTTCGCCCGCGCCGTCCGCCAGGGCGTCTCGCCGGAGGGGGAGCCGTACTATCCGGCCTTCCCCTACCCGTTCTACGCGGGCCTGTCGGATCAGGACATCGCCGACCTCTGGGCGGCGTTCCAGACGGTGCCCCCGTCGGACGCGGCCTCCGTCCCGCCCGCCATGCGCTTCCCCTTCGACCAGCGATGGGGGCTGAAGCTCTGGCGCGCGCTCTACCAGCATCCGCCCTTCGTCGAGCCGATCGAGGGCCGGGACGCCGCCTGGAACCGTGGGCGCGAGCTGGTCGAGGGACCGGCCCACTGCGCCGCCTGCCACACACCGCGGAACGCGCTCGGCGGGCGGAACCTGTCGGCGCGCTACGCGGGCAACGACGACCTGCCCGGTGGCGCGGACGCCCCGGCCATCGACGCGGCCAGCCTGGCGGCGAACGGCTGGGACGCGGACGCGCTGGCCTACGCGCTGCGCTCGGGCATCACGCCGGAGGGCGACGTGTTCGGCGGCGGCATGGGCGAGGTGGTGATGCACGGCACGTCGTGGCTGTCCGACGCCGACCTGCAGGCGATGGCCGCCTACCTGACGGACCCGTAG
- a CDS encoding TrbI/VirB10 family protein, with product MRLRPDPPRVVRLSRRVLGAGAALVALAIGGMLIVALQSRERSAPAELYRTDNPPTADELTRLPRDYSDIPREVPTLGPPLPGDLGRPILRTQERGQPITPPTIQPVQTLDPEEQRRLAEIEAARTSQLFTQSSSAGQPARSTGLAAQPAPFPDLTGLQPTAEQTATDRRQTFLDAPVDRRVVSGDRIAPPGSPFLLQAGAVIPAALMTGIRSDLPGQVTAQVTQAVYDSPTGGILLIPQGARLLGTYDAEVGAGQSRILLVWTRLILPAGRSITLERLPGADRQGYAGVEDRVDDHWGRVFRAAGLATLIGVGLEAGRDGEDAIADAIRDSAQQTVGTAGERIIQRQLEMPPTLTIRPGTPVNVIVTRDLVLEPLRE from the coding sequence ATGCGGCTGCGGCCGGACCCGCCGCGGGTCGTGCGCCTGTCGCGACGCGTGCTCGGCGCCGGTGCGGCCCTCGTGGCCCTGGCCATCGGCGGAATGCTGATCGTCGCGCTGCAAAGCCGCGAACGAAGCGCGCCCGCCGAGCTCTATCGCACCGACAATCCGCCGACCGCGGACGAGCTGACGCGCCTGCCGCGGGACTATTCCGACATCCCGCGCGAGGTCCCGACCCTCGGACCACCCCTGCCCGGCGATCTCGGACGGCCGATCCTGCGCACTCAGGAACGCGGCCAGCCCATCACACCGCCGACAATACAACCGGTTCAGACCCTCGATCCCGAGGAGCAACGCCGCCTCGCCGAGATCGAGGCCGCGCGCACGAGCCAGCTCTTCACACAATCGTCCAGTGCCGGACAGCCCGCACGATCCACCGGGCTTGCGGCCCAACCGGCGCCCTTCCCGGACCTGACGGGCCTGCAGCCCACCGCGGAGCAGACGGCGACGGATAGGCGGCAAACCTTCCTCGACGCCCCCGTCGACCGCCGCGTGGTGAGCGGCGACCGCATCGCCCCGCCCGGGAGCCCCTTCCTGTTGCAGGCCGGCGCCGTGATCCCGGCGGCGCTGATGACCGGCATCCGATCCGACCTGCCAGGGCAGGTCACCGCCCAGGTCACCCAAGCGGTCTACGACAGCCCGACCGGCGGCATTCTCCTCATCCCACAGGGCGCGCGCCTGCTTGGCACCTACGACGCCGAGGTCGGCGCAGGGCAATCCCGAATCCTGCTCGTCTGGACGCGGCTCATCCTGCCAGCCGGCCGCTCGATCACCCTCGAACGCCTGCCGGGCGCGGATCGACAAGGCTATGCAGGCGTCGAAGACCGGGTCGACGACCATTGGGGGCGGGTGTTCCGCGCCGCGGGCCTCGCCACGCTGATCGGCGTCGGGCTCGAAGCCGGGCGCGACGGGGAAGATGCGATCGCCGATGCGATCCGCGACAGCGCCCAGCAGACGGTCGGAACCGCAGGCGAGCGGATCATCCAGCGCCAGCTGGAAATGCCCCCCACGCTGACGATCCGGCCGGGCACGCCGGTAAACGTCATCGTGACCCGCGATCTCGTATTGGAACCGCTAAGGGAGTGA
- a CDS encoding dienelactone hydrolase-related enzyme — translation MLDLWDERRAARGDAAKRPMRPAIDVDLPFPDAAPSSDLDALCERAEAAADDPAFFTPAPIAAEEVWWQDGWISIPSPLPSDVETNNTVHASVVEGEGRGHALIVFHHWNARERSSRLARYFAGKGVTVVQIAMPFHMERRRPGAENVDDILSANLGRTLRSMRQAVLDGRALVGILRDVGFERVSVLGMSLGSWVAGLVAAHDERVGCAGLFLSAGSLADMVWTGRATRHVRASLDGVVELAQLRRAWAPLDLTRHAPKLARCGLTLQFVLARRDTVVLPNLSEQLVGAVRQAGEDPRVRWLDCGHYSLSLPPYILGAGRSMAAALATA, via the coding sequence GTGCTCGACCTCTGGGACGAACGCCGGGCGGCACGCGGCGACGCGGCCAAGCGGCCCATGAGGCCGGCCATCGACGTGGACCTGCCCTTCCCCGACGCGGCCCCATCCTCGGACCTCGATGCGCTGTGCGAGCGCGCAGAGGCGGCGGCCGACGATCCTGCGTTCTTCACCCCGGCTCCGATCGCGGCGGAAGAGGTGTGGTGGCAGGACGGCTGGATCAGCATTCCGTCTCCCTTGCCGTCAGACGTGGAGACCAACAACACGGTTCACGCATCCGTGGTCGAGGGCGAAGGGCGGGGTCACGCGCTAATTGTGTTCCACCATTGGAACGCGCGGGAGCGGTCCTCGCGTCTGGCCCGCTACTTCGCGGGTAAGGGCGTCACGGTCGTCCAGATTGCGATGCCCTTTCACATGGAGCGGCGGCGGCCCGGGGCCGAGAACGTGGACGACATCCTGAGCGCCAACCTTGGGCGGACGCTTCGTTCCATGCGGCAGGCGGTCCTCGACGGCCGGGCGCTGGTGGGCATCCTGCGGGACGTCGGTTTCGAGCGGGTCTCCGTCCTCGGGATGAGCCTCGGATCGTGGGTCGCGGGGCTCGTAGCAGCCCACGACGAACGTGTCGGGTGCGCGGGCCTCTTCCTGTCGGCGGGAAGTCTCGCGGACATGGTTTGGACTGGACGCGCCACGCGGCACGTTCGCGCCAGCCTGGACGGCGTGGTCGAGCTGGCGCAACTCCGAAGGGCGTGGGCGCCTCTCGATCTTACCCGGCACGCGCCAAAGCTAGCCCGTTGTGGGCTGACGCTGCAATTCGTGCTGGCGAGACGGGACACGGTGGTTCTGCCGAACCTGTCCGAGCAACTGGTAGGAGCCGTCAGGCAGGCCGGAGAAGACCCCCGCGTCCGGTGGCTCGACTGCGGGCACTACTCGCTGTCACTGCCTCCCTACATCCTCGGGGCCGGGCGCAGTATGGCTGCCGCGTTGGCAACGGCGTAG
- a CDS encoding heavy metal translocating P-type ATPase — MTVQTSATLVRDPVCGMEVDPSGGLAHEHDGHHYHFCSAHCRDRFAAASEEFVEATDPVCGMSVNRAAAEHVSRHGGDLFHFCSARCKERFEATPETYLKGKPTPEPMPAGTTYTCPMHPEIEQVGPGECPICGMALEPKGVPPVDDGPNPELVDFTRRFWVGAVLSVPLVIIAMGPMVGLHVESFIAARAVRWFELIVATPAILYAGWPFIVRGWRSFRIWNLNMFSLIAMGVLAAYVFSAVAVIAPGLFPAGFRDPMSGQVGVYFEAGAVIVTLVLLGQILELRARERTGSAIRALLDLAAKTARVIRPDGTEDEVPLEEIAVGDRLRVRPGEKVPVDGEVVEGSSSIDESMITGEPVPVQKAPGDAVTGATINGTGSLVVEARRVGSDTMLARIVDMVAAAQRSRAPIQKLADTVAGRFVPAVIGIAVLSFVAWAIWGPAPALAYALVSSIAVLIIACPCALGLATPMSIMTATGRGAQAGVLIKNAEALEGFAKVDTLIVDKTGTLTLGKPELVAVLPEGGMEEDELLRLAAALERGSEHPLAEAILRGAEARGLSLPPAADFEAVTGMGVRGTVEGRAVALGNARMLEQLGLDASGAAAEADARRDQGETVMFVVIDGASAGLVAVADPIKETTAEALAELHRLGLRIVMATGDNARTARAVAGRLGIDEVRADVLPEHKAALVEELRAGGARVAMAGDGVNDAPALAAADVGIAMGTGADVAIESAGVTLVKGDLNGIVRARRLAVATMRNIRQNLFFALVYNAAGVPIAAGVLYPFLGLLISPIFAAAAMSLSSVSVIGNALRLRGVRL, encoded by the coding sequence ATGACCGTTCAGACAAGCGCCACCCTCGTCCGCGATCCGGTCTGCGGCATGGAGGTCGACCCGTCGGGCGGCCTTGCGCACGAGCATGACGGCCACCACTATCACTTCTGCTCCGCACATTGCCGCGACCGTTTCGCCGCCGCGTCGGAGGAGTTCGTCGAGGCGACGGATCCGGTTTGCGGCATGTCCGTGAACCGCGCGGCGGCCGAGCACGTCTCGCGCCACGGGGGCGATCTGTTCCACTTCTGCTCCGCCCGCTGCAAGGAGCGGTTCGAGGCCACGCCCGAGACCTACCTCAAGGGCAAGCCCACGCCGGAGCCGATGCCGGCCGGCACCACCTATACCTGCCCCATGCATCCCGAGATCGAACAGGTCGGCCCCGGCGAGTGCCCGATCTGCGGCATGGCGCTGGAGCCCAAGGGCGTGCCGCCCGTCGATGACGGGCCCAACCCCGAACTCGTGGACTTCACCCGCCGCTTCTGGGTGGGCGCGGTGCTGTCGGTGCCGCTGGTGATCATCGCCATGGGCCCGATGGTCGGGCTGCACGTGGAAAGCTTCATCGCCGCGCGCGCCGTGCGCTGGTTCGAGTTGATCGTCGCGACGCCCGCGATCCTCTATGCCGGCTGGCCGTTCATCGTGCGGGGCTGGCGGTCGTTCCGGATCTGGAACCTCAACATGTTCAGCCTGATCGCCATGGGGGTCCTCGCGGCCTACGTCTTCAGCGCGGTGGCGGTGATCGCGCCGGGCCTGTTCCCGGCGGGCTTCCGCGACCCCATGAGCGGGCAGGTCGGCGTCTACTTCGAGGCGGGCGCGGTGATCGTGACGCTGGTCCTGCTGGGCCAGATCCTAGAGTTGCGCGCGCGCGAGCGCACCGGCTCGGCCATACGGGCGCTGCTGGACCTCGCGGCCAAGACGGCGCGGGTGATCCGCCCCGACGGCACCGAGGACGAGGTGCCGCTGGAGGAGATCGCCGTGGGCGACCGGCTGCGCGTGCGCCCGGGCGAGAAGGTGCCCGTGGACGGCGAGGTGGTCGAGGGATCCTCGTCCATCGACGAGTCGATGATCACGGGCGAGCCGGTGCCGGTCCAGAAGGCGCCGGGCGACGCGGTGACGGGCGCGACCATCAACGGCACCGGGTCGCTGGTGGTCGAGGCGCGGCGCGTCGGGTCCGACACGATGCTGGCGCGCATCGTGGACATGGTGGCGGCGGCGCAGCGCTCGCGCGCGCCGATCCAGAAGCTGGCCGACACCGTCGCGGGCCGCTTCGTGCCCGCCGTCATCGGCATCGCGGTCCTGTCGTTCGTCGCCTGGGCGATCTGGGGCCCGGCGCCGGCGCTGGCCTACGCGCTGGTGTCCAGCATCGCGGTGCTGATCATCGCCTGCCCCTGCGCGCTCGGGCTGGCGACGCCGATGTCGATCATGACGGCGACGGGGCGCGGCGCGCAGGCGGGCGTGCTGATCAAGAACGCCGAGGCGCTGGAGGGCTTCGCGAAGGTCGACACGCTGATCGTGGACAAGACCGGCACCCTGACGCTGGGAAAGCCGGAACTGGTGGCCGTGCTGCCCGAAGGCGGCATGGAGGAGGACGAACTGTTGCGCCTAGCGGCCGCCCTGGAGCGCGGGTCGGAGCATCCGCTGGCCGAGGCCATCCTGCGCGGCGCCGAGGCGCGGGGCCTGTCGCTGCCCCCTGCGGCAGACTTCGAGGCGGTGACGGGCATGGGCGTGCGCGGCACCGTCGAGGGGCGCGCGGTCGCGCTCGGGAACGCCCGGATGCTGGAGCAGCTGGGGCTGGACGCCTCGGGCGCCGCGGCGGAGGCGGACGCGCGCCGCGATCAGGGCGAGACGGTGATGTTCGTCGTGATCGACGGCGCGTCGGCTGGGCTGGTGGCCGTGGCCGACCCGATCAAGGAGACCACGGCCGAGGCCCTCGCCGAGCTGCACCGGCTGGGCCTGCGCATCGTCATGGCCACGGGCGACAACGCCCGCACGGCGCGCGCGGTGGCCGGCCGGCTGGGCATCGACGAGGTGCGCGCCGACGTGCTGCCCGAGCACAAGGCCGCGCTGGTCGAGGAGCTGCGCGCGGGCGGCGCCCGCGTCGCCATGGCGGGCGACGGGGTGAACGACGCGCCCGCGCTGGCGGCGGCCGACGTGGGCATCGCCATGGGCACCGGTGCCGACGTGGCCATCGAGAGCGCGGGCGTGACCCTGGTCAAGGGCGACCTGAACGGCATCGTGCGCGCCCGGCGGCTGGCGGTGGCGACGATGCGCAACATCCGCCAGAACCTGTTCTTCGCGCTGGTCTACAACGCCGCCGGCGTGCCGATCGCGGCGGGGGTGCTCTACCCGTTCCTCGGCCTGCTGATCTCGCCGATCTTCGCGGCGGCGGCGATGAGCCTGTCCTCGGTTTCCGTGATCGGCAACGCGCTGCGGCTCAGGGGGGTGCGGCTGTAG